A region from the Clostridia bacterium genome encodes:
- a CDS encoding phosphoglycerate kinase — translation MVNKKTVEDIDVKGKRVLVRVDFNVPLDENKNITDETRIKAAIPTIDYLLKGGAKVILMSHLGRPKGEFDPKYSLSPVAKRLSELLDAKVTFLNKAVGEEVNKAVMSMNQGEVILLENVRFYKGEKKNDPEFAKQLSDLGEIYVNDAFGTAHRAHASTEGVAKYLPAVAGFLIKKELEVMGNALAQPQRPFVAILGGAKVSDKIGVIENLIDKVDTLIIGGGMAYTFLKAKGYNVGNSLLEQDKVKLAGELMKKAKDKDVKLLIPVDTVVAQEFKPDAHHKTVDSDNIEDGWEGLDIGEKTRDIFTQEIKNAKTVIWNGPMGVFEMPAFAKGTEAMAQALSQCDGITIIGGGDSAAAVTQLGYANKMTHISTGGGASLEFLEGKVLPGVAALQEKDM, via the coding sequence ATGGTGAACAAAAAAACTGTAGAAGATATTGATGTTAAAGGTAAAAGGGTGTTGGTGAGAGTTGACTTTAATGTCCCTCTTGACGAAAACAAGAATATAACTGATGAAACTAGAATAAAAGCGGCTATTCCTACTATAGATTATCTGTTGAAGGGCGGGGCAAAGGTTATACTGATGTCCCATTTAGGAAGGCCAAAGGGTGAGTTTGATCCAAAATACAGTTTGTCCCCTGTTGCTAAAAGATTATCCGAACTATTAGATGCAAAGGTTACATTTTTAAATAAGGCTGTGGGAGAGGAAGTAAACAAAGCAGTGATGAGCATGAATCAAGGGGAAGTAATACTGCTGGAGAATGTACGTTTTTACAAGGGAGAAAAAAAGAATGACCCGGAATTTGCCAAACAGCTATCGGATTTAGGGGAAATATATGTAAACGATGCCTTCGGAACAGCTCATAGAGCTCATGCTTCAACAGAGGGTGTTGCAAAATATCTTCCTGCAGTGGCAGGATTTTTGATAAAAAAAGAGTTAGAAGTAATGGGAAATGCTCTTGCCCAACCACAGAGGCCTTTTGTAGCTATATTAGGGGGTGCCAAGGTTTCAGATAAAATAGGAGTGATAGAAAACCTGATAGATAAGGTTGATACTCTGATAATAGGCGGAGGTATGGCGTATACATTTTTGAAAGCAAAAGGATATAATGTAGGAAACTCATTATTAGAACAAGACAAAGTCAAGCTGGCAGGGGAGCTGATGAAAAAGGCGAAGGATAAAGATGTAAAATTATTGATCCCTGTGGATACGGTAGTGGCTCAAGAGTTTAAGCCGGATGCACATCACAAAACAGTGGATTCTGACAATATAGAAGATGGATGGGAAGGCCTGGACATCGGTGAAAAGACTAGAGACATATTTACACAGGAGATTAAAAATGCTAAAACTGTGATATGGAATGGACCTATGGGTGTTTTTGAAATGCCTGCATTTGCAAAAGGAACTGAAGCTATGGCCCAGGCGTTGAGCCAGTGCGATGGGATTACCATTATAGGAGGAGGAGACTCTGCTGCAGCGGTTACACAGCTGGGATATGCGAACAAAATGACGCATATTTCAACAGGAGGAGGAGCATCGTTGGAATTCCTTGAAGGTAAGGTATTACCTGGTGTAGCAGCGCTGCAAGAAAAGGATATGTGA
- the tpiA gene encoding triose-phosphate isomerase has translation MRRPVIAGNWKMNKTVDEAIQLVNDLKERVKGAEAEVVICPTFVCLQPVKEALKGTDIKIGAQNMHWEENGAFTGEVSPTMLKELGIDYVIIGHSERRQYYAETDQTVNKKILSAFEHDIIPILCVGETLEQREKGETKSVVERQTQKALQGLTAEQTKGMIIAYEPIWAIGTGRTASSQDANEVIGFIRETVSEMFGNDVAANIRIQYGGSVKPSNIKELMSMPHIDGALVGGASLNAEDFEGIVNF, from the coding sequence ATGAGAAGGCCTGTAATAGCAGGAAACTGGAAGATGAATAAGACCGTTGATGAAGCGATCCAGTTGGTAAATGATTTAAAAGAAAGGGTTAAAGGAGCAGAGGCTGAAGTAGTGATTTGTCCTACCTTTGTTTGTCTTCAGCCGGTTAAAGAAGCGCTCAAAGGTACAGATATTAAGATAGGTGCACAAAATATGCATTGGGAAGAAAACGGCGCATTTACCGGAGAGGTATCTCCTACAATGCTAAAGGAGCTAGGCATAGATTATGTAATAATAGGTCACTCGGAGAGAAGACAATACTATGCGGAGACTGACCAGACGGTAAACAAGAAAATATTATCTGCATTTGAACATGATATTATCCCCATACTATGTGTAGGAGAGACCCTTGAACAGAGAGAAAAAGGCGAAACCAAGTCTGTTGTTGAAAGGCAGACTCAAAAAGCTCTGCAGGGGCTCACCGCTGAACAGACCAAGGGCATGATAATTGCATATGAGCCTATATGGGCGATTGGAACCGGAAGGACAGCTTCTTCGCAGGACGCAAATGAGGTAATAGGTTTTATCAGAGAGACGGTATCAGAGATGTTTGGAAACGATGTGGCGGCGAATATCAGAATACAGTATGGTGGAAGCGTTAAGCCTTCAAATATAAAAGAGCTTATGAGTATGCCCCATATTGACGGAGCTTTAGTAGGAGGAGCTAGCCTCAATGCCGAGGACTTTGAAGGAATTGTTAATTTTTAA